From a single Lolium rigidum isolate FL_2022 chromosome 7, APGP_CSIRO_Lrig_0.1, whole genome shotgun sequence genomic region:
- the LOC124672253 gene encoding sister chromatid cohesion protein SCC4-like: MSAAAGLLALAEEAERRCDFSTATLCLESALSPPHAASLLPLAEARARLRLAGLLLGRSKGLASAKAHLERALLVLNPLPSAPPRLKLLAHSLLANVYGLLGSVPSQKHVLRRGLGLLASASASGLLPAGPSLLWTSNFQAQLASAFAAEGDAASALSTLSEGAAAATQLESPQLDLFFAATTLHVHLLCWEDSTAVAAAVARVSDLWEALTDEKKEHWVGLFFYTELLQTFYLLRVCDYKAASKHVERLDTAVKTEMQRGQCIKELGTELSAVERSLAQPVLKERERAELVHKQRQLKDQLRALCGYDALNDVLDYGDKLLLAPPPMHGEWLPRTAVFVLVDLMVVMISRPKGLFRECGKRIQSGLQIIHEELSKLGIVDGMTEENLEHSTIWMAGLYLTLLLQFLENNVAVELTRSEFVEALEVLAQMKNWLTRFPTILQGSESTIEMLRGQYAHSVGCFDEAAFHFLEALKLTENKSMQSMCQVYAAVSYICKGDAESSSEALELIGPAYRTMDSFIGVREKTCIIFVYGLLLMRHQNPQEARTCLASGFKIAHRQLGNIQLVSQYLTILGTLALQLHDGQARDILKSSLTLAKTLYDIPTQIWILSVLTELYRELEERGNELKNSKYASKKEINLQKRLTEARSHPFHQELVEKVRIKIQPMHNLMQKHHEMPGSVANTRRRVS, encoded by the exons ATGTCGGCCGCCGCCGGGCTCCTCGCGTTGGCGGAAGAGGCCGAGCGCCGGTgcgacttctccaccgccacgTTGTGCCTGGAGTCGGCGCTCAGCCCGCCGCACGCCGCCTCGCTCCTCCCGCTCGCCGAGGCCCGCGCGCGGCTGCGCCTCGCCGGCCTGCTGCTCGGCCGCTCCAAGGGACTCGCCAGCGCCAAGGCCCATCTCGAGCGCGCCTTGCTCGTCCTCAACCCGCtcccctccgcgccgccgcggctCAAGCTGCTGGCGCACTCCCTCCTCGCCAACGTCTACGGCCTCCTCGGCTCCGTCCCGTCGCAGAAGCACGTCCTCCGCCGCGGGCTCGGcctcctcgcctccgcctccgcgtctGGCCTCCTCCCCGCCGGCCCGTCCCTCCTGTGGACCAGTAACTTCCAGGCGCAGCTCGCCTCCGCGTTCGCCGCCGAAGGTGACGCCGCGTCTGCCCTCTCCACGCTGTCCGAGGGAGCCGCCGCAGCTACCCAGCTCGAGAGCCCCCAGCTTGACCTCTTCTTTGCTGCTACCACTCTCCACGTCCACTTACTCTGCTGGGAGGACAGCACCGCCGTTGCGGCCGCCGTCGCACGCGTCTCCGACCTCTGGGAAGCGCTCACGGACGAGAAG AAGGAGCACTGGGTTGGACTCTTCTTCTACACGGAGCTGCTGCAGACCTTCTACCTGCTCAGGGTCTGCGACTACAAGGCTGCCTCAAAGCATGTGGAGAGGCTGGACACGGCTGTTAAGACCGAGATGCAGAGGGGCCAGTGTATTAAAGAGCTTGGTACTGAGCTTAGTGCGGTGGAGAGATCGCTAGCACAGCCTGTGTtgaaggagagggagagggcggaGCTGGTGCATAAGCAGAGGCAGTTGAAAGATCAGCTGCGAGCCTTGTGCGGCTATGACGCATTGAATGATGTGTTGGATTATGGGGATAAGTTGCTGTTGGCGCCACCGCCGATGCATGGGGAATGGCTCCCACGGACTGCCGTGTTTGTGCTGGTGGATCTCATGGTCGTAATGATCAGTCGCCCAAAAGGCTTATTTAGGGAATGTGGAAAGAGAATACAGTCAGGACTGCAGATCATCCATG AGGAACTATCGAAGCTTGGGATCGTGGATGGCATGACAG AGGAAAATTTGGAACACTCCACGATATGGATGGCTGGTTTGTACTTGACGCTTTTGCTTCAGTTCCTTGAAAACAATGTTGCTGTAGAACTCACACGATCAGAATTTGTTGAAGCCCTGGAG GTTTTAGCGCAGATGAAAAACTGGTTGACTCGTTTCCCAACGATTCTCCAAGGCAGTGAAAGCACAATTGAAATGCTAAGGGGACAATATGCTCATTCTGTTGGCTGCTTTGATGAGGCTGCTTTCCACTTCCTTGAGGCATTAAAG CTGACAGAGAACAAATCAATGCAATCTATGTGCCAAGTTTATGCAGCAGTCTCCTACATCTGTAAGGGGGATGCGGAATCATCTTCAGAG GCACTAGAATTGATTGGTCCTGCTTACAGAACCATGGACTCATTTATTGGTGTGCGAGAGAAGACCTGTATCATTTTTGTTTATGGGCTTTTACTTATGAGACATCAGAATCCACAAGAAGCACG GACTTGCCTTGCAAGTGGCTTTAAAATAGCACACAGACAGTTGGGTAACATCCAATTGGTTTCTCAGTATTTAACAATACTTGGTACATTAGCACTTCAGCTGCATGACGGTCAGGCCAGAGATATTTTGAAGTCATCGTTGACATTAGCGAAGACACTGTATGACATTCCAACGCAAATCTGGATCTTATCAGTACTTACAG AGTTATATAGAGAATtagaagagaggggaaatgaactGAAAAACTCCAAGTATGCAAGTAAGAAAGAAATCAATCTGCAGAAAAGACTGACTGAAGCTCGGTCTCACCCTTTTCACCAGGAGCTG GTGGAGAAAGTCAGAATCAAAATCCAGCCGATGCACAACCTGATGCAGAAGCATCACGAGATGCCTGGCTCGGTGGCGAATACCAGGAGGAGGGTGTCATAA
- the LOC124678802 gene encoding sister chromatid cohesion protein SCC4-like, which produces MSAAAGLLALAEEAERRCDFSTATLCLESALSPPHAASLLPLAEARARLRLAGLLLARSKGLASAKAHLERALLVLNPLPSAPPRLKLLAHSLLANVYGLLGSVPSQKHVLRRGLGLLASASASGLLPAGPSLLWTSNFQAQLASAFAAEGDAASALSTLSEGAAAATQLESPQLDLFFAATTLHVHLLCWEDSTAVAAAVARVSDLWEALTDEKKEHWVGLFFYTELLQTFYLLRVCDYKAASKHVERLDTAVKTEMQRGQCIKELGTELSAVERSLAQPVLKERERAELVHKQRQLKDQLRALCGYDALNDVLDYGDKLLLAPPPMHGEWLPRTAVFVLVDLMVVMISRPKGLFRECGKRIQSGLQIIHEELSKLGIVDGMTDFAISKLLFLLTEKIWKAFA; this is translated from the exons ATGTCGGCCGCCGCCGGGCTCCTCGCGTTGGCGGAAGAGGCCGAGCGCCGGTgcgacttctccaccgccacgTTGTGCCTGGAGTCGGCGCTCAGCCCGCCGCACGCCGCCTCGCTCCTCCCGCTCGCCGAGGCCCGCGCGCGGCTGCGCCTCGCCGGCCTGCTGCTCGCCCGCTCCAAGGGACTCGCCAGCGCCAAGGCCCATCTCGAGCGCGCCTTGCTCGTCCTCAACCCGCtcccctccgcgccgccgcggctCAAGCTGCTGGCGCACTCCCTCCTCGCCAACGTCTACGGCCTCCTCGGCTCCGTCCCGTCGCAGAAGCACGTCCTCCGCCGCGGGCTCGGcctcctcgcctccgcctccgcgtctGGCCTCCTCCCCGCCGGCCCGTCCCTCCTGTGGACCAGTAACTTCCAGGCGCAGCTCGCCTCCGCGTTCGCCGCCGAAGGTGACGCCGCGTCTGCCCTCTCCACGCTGTCCGAGGGAGCCGCCGCAGCTACCCAGCTCGAGAGCCCCCAGCTTGACCTCTTCTTTGCTGCTACCACTCTCCACGTCCACTTACTCTGCTGGGAGGACAGCACCGCCGTTGCGGCCGCCGTCGCACGCGTCTCCGACCTCTGGGAAGCGCTCACGGACGAGAAG AAGGAGCACTGGGTTGGACTCTTCTTCTACACGGAGCTGCTGCAGACCTTCTACCTGCTCAGGGTCTGCGACTACAAGGCTGCCTCAAAGCATGTGGAGAGGCTGGACACGGCTGTTAAGACCGAGATGCAGAGGGGCCAGTGTATTAAAGAGCTTGGTACTGAGCTTAGTGCGGTGGAGAGATCGCTAGCACAGCCTGTGTtgaaggagagggagagggcggaGCTGGTGCATAAGCAGAGGCAGTTGAAAGATCAGCTGCGAGCCTTGTGCGGCTATGACGCATTGAATGATGTGTTGGATTATGGGGATAAGTTGCTGTTGGCGCCACCGCCGATGCATGGGGAATGGCTCCCACGGACTGCCGTGTTTGTGCTGGTGGATCTCATGGTCGTAATGATCAGTCGCCCAAAAGGCTTATTTAGGGAATGTGGAAAGAGAATACAGTCAGGACTGCAGATCATCCATG AGGAACTATCGAAGCTTGGGATCGTGGATGGCATGACAG ACTTTGCTATATCAAAACTGCTTTTCCTGCTTACTGAAAAGATATGGAAGGCCTTTGCATAG
- the LOC124671607 gene encoding hevamine-A-like yields the protein MSSNGMGSRLALVIVCSVLLSLIGTSAATGKTGRITVYWGQTSNEGSLRKACESKLYSTVILSFLNNFGSGKYGINLAGHSWAAVGPDVKYCQSKKVLVLLAIGGGIGKYSLASKADAKAVAKHLWDYYLGGHSRSRPFGTAVLDGVDFDIELGSRAHYDELARYLKGYSKKVFVTAAPQCPFPDRMLGQALRTGLFDRVHVQFYNNPVCSYRAGNVAGFKAAWNKWTRRLPRSSVYLGLPAARGAAGSGYVDPTTLVNKVLPIVRRSRNYGGIMLWSRYYDIQTGYSKRVKSAV from the coding sequence ATGTCCTCCAACGGCATGGGGTCCCGCCTGGCCCTGGTCATCGTCTGCTCCGTCCTCCTCTCGTTGATCGGCACGTCGGCGGCGACGGGGAAGACCGGCCGGATCACGGTGTACTGGGGCCAGACCTCCAACGAGGGGTCACTCCGCAAGGCCTGCGAGAGCAAGCTCTACTCCACCGTCATCCTCTCCTTCCTCAACAACTTCGGCAGCGGCAAGTacgggatcaaccttgccggacaCTCCTGGGCCGCCGTCGGGCCGGACGTCAAGTACTGCCAGTCCAAGAAGGTCCTCGTCCTGCTCGCCATCGGCGGCGGCATCGGAAAGTACTCCCTCGCCTCCAAGGCCGACGCCAAGGCCGTCGCCAAGCACCTCTGGGACTACTACCTCGGGGGGCATTCCCGCTCCCGGCCCTTCGGCACCGCCGTGCTGGACGGCGTCGACTTCGACATCGAGCTCGGGAGCCGCGCCCACTACGACGAACTCGCCAGGTACCTCAAGGGATACAGCAAGAAGGTGTTCGTCACGGCGGCGCCGCAGTGCCCGTTCCCGGACAGGATGCTGGGGCAGGCGCTCCGGACGGGGCTCTTCGACCGGGTTCACgtccagttctacaacaaccccGTCTGCAGCTACAGGGCCGGCAACGTGGCGGGGTTCAAGGCAGCGTGGAACAAGTGGACGAGGCGCCTGCCGCGGAGCTCCGTCTACCTCGGCCTGCCGGCGGCACGGGGGGCGGCGGGCAGCGGCTACGTGGACCCGACGACGCTGGTGAACAAGGTGCTGCCCATCGTGAGGCGGTCCAGGAACTATGGAGGGATCATGCTGTGGAGCAGGTACTACGACATCCAGACCGGGTACAGCAAGCGCGTCAAGAGTGCCGTCTGA